In Mesoaciditoga lauensis cd-1655R = DSM 25116, the genomic window GAACGACTAAGAGCAAATGGTAATTTCTCTAAGAGCTTCAAAATTAGATATGTGACTTTTTCTCATCGGCAGTAAAAATTTAGAACTGCAATGCTTGAATTTTTTCGCTTTTACTCTTGCCCTCCACTGAAGTTTTGTTAAATAAAACATATGAAGACGCCATACAAGATGCGAAATAATAGAGTTTTTTCTTCCCTCTTCTCCTTTATCGAAACACTTGCCGGCACTTATGAACTCTCCATCTGAAGACTCATAAAACGAGGTTGGGAAACACACGGATGTGTTGAAAAAGCGAAGCACTCATGGACGAGTGTCTGAGCGTGCCTCGTTTTTTGAGTCGTAAGATGGATAAAAGAGTGAATCCGTGCCTGCAAGTGTTTCAAATTAATTATGGCTTTTCTCTGCCTTTCTCTCTTCCTTTTTTGAAGTTTCTGCCAAAACATATGAAGACGCCATAGAAGATGCGAAATAACAGAGTTGGAGGCACACGATGTGCCGAGAAAGCGAATCTAACAGGACGTTTGTATGCAGCGGGCTCTGTTATGAGCATCTTGTATGGGTATACGTCTGAATCAGTTTTGACAAAACTTCAAAAATTCTTTTTCGTGTGCATAACTCATATATTCACTTTTTCTTTGAAGAAAAAAAGTATCATAAAAAATGCGGAAAGTACGAGGGTACACATAACAAGAAAGGCATTTTCATAGCCAAAGAGCTGAGACATCATTCCGGCCGTTAAGGATCCTAACACCACTCCCACAGAACGTGCGGATGTGAAAAGGCCCATGAACTTCCCTCTCAAACTTGAGGAAACTGCGAAGGAAATGTAAGTTGTCGTTCCTGAAATAAAAGCTCCATATCCTAGTCCCAGACAACTGTATGCTGATGCTATGCCAAGGGGGCTTTTCCAAACGGCAAAAAATAGAAGTGATAACACTGAAAAAAACATTCCAAAAAGAATAGATGGTTTTGAGTTTCTCTTTTTCTCTGCCATTCGCGCAAAGAAGAGAATGGAAAATATTTGCACTAATGGGTTCAAACTCGCCAGAAAACCAACCATGAATGGAGAAAGCTTTACACCATAAACCATATACACGGCGGCTATTGACAACATGCCGTTTACTCCAAATTGTCTTAAAAACGTTCCCACGTATATGCTCCACAAATTGCTCTCTCTCATAAGTTTCATGTCTTCCATGTTGAAAAACAACTTTCTCTTTTTCGTATCGCGGTGATTGTTTCTTTCCTTAATCCAAAATAGCGGAATAACGCTTATGGTAAATATCAATATGAAGATCCACAAGGATGTTTTAACTGATATGATTAGCAAGGTGAATCCTATCATGATTTTTGAAGTGAAATTTCCAATTGAAATGGCCGTGTTGAAAAAGGAAATTTCAACTCCTCTTCTTTTGGAATTTTCGGATGAAAGTGCTGTGGCTATTGGGGTGAATCCAGAGTTTGCAGCCGCAAAAATTGAAACAAGAATTATGATAAGCAAGGGAGTTGAAGCGGATGGATAGAATAGAAGCACAAGCAGAGAAATAAGTGATGATATCAAAAGATAGCGCTTTCTTCCATGTTTATCCGATAACGAACCCCATATTGGCGAAAATATGATCGTTGCTAAACCTCTTAAAGAAGACATACTTCCAATTTCCAAAAGTGAGGCACCAAGATCGGCCATATAAAGTTGTAGAACAACAGAAATGCCGGCAGTAGATGTTATTCTAAAAAAGGTTGACAATAGAAGTGGCAAACGTTTCTTCAAAATCTTAGCCATTTTTTCACATCCTGCAAATTTTTCAAATCAACTTAAATGATAACATAGCAAGTTAGCTAAACGTATTATTTTCTTGTTCGCATTTTTTGACAGTTGAAAGTCTTAATAGTAACTCCCATTGTGCGTCAATGTTACAAAGCATTTCAAAAAAGGATTAAACTTCACCCTCGAAGTACTTGTCAGAACATATGAGCTCCCATCTGGAGATTCAAAATATGAGGTTGAGAGGTCACAGGACGTGTCGAGAAAGCGAAGCACTCACGGATGAGTGTCTGAGCGTGCCTCATATTTTGAATCAGAAGATGGAAAAAGGAGCGAATCCGTTCTGACAGGACTTCGAAAAAAATTGCCTTGGGCGCTTGAAAAGCGGATCCTAAATCAAAAACGTTGTACTCAAATGTTGCTCACATGTTTTCATAAAAAAATTTTTGTAATGTCTCTTGTAATACTTTTCGTAATGTTCACGCACAGCATGAGTAGTAAAATAGTTCATTGAGACATCACACAACATGGCAAGAATCTCAAATAGAAAGGCAGGCGAAGCGGCATTTACAAAATTTTTCCGCCGCGAACTCGATGAAATACTTTTTTTCTTTTCTTTTGATAATTGGCAGTTTACTCTTGTTTATTTACTATGCGGTTGCAGAGCATCTTTTATCTTTTTCCGAGCCTTCTATACAACGTTTTTTGGAATCGCAGTATTTTCCATCCTTACTATGGCTGGGATTATTACTTATCGTGTTTTCTTTATTTTCACTTTTAATCTATGGAATTTATAAAAGAAGCATTTTGTCAAGATTGAAAAAAGAGTTTTACAGATTCGAAGAAAGAGGCGACGGCAAAGAATTTGAAGAGTTTCTTGCTCATCTTTTTAAAGCATGTGGATGGAAGGTAACGACACCTACTCCTTCTACAAATGCTTCTGATCAAGGAATAGATCTAATACTGGATTCTAAAGTGGCAGTTCAAGCCAAACATTATACAAACTCAACAGGTAACAAAGCTGTTCAAGAGGTAATGTCGGGGTTGATTTATTGGAAGAAGCATGGTTTTCCACATCTTAAATGGAAAGCCGTGGTTACGACTTCCTATTTTACCCATCAGGCTATTGAACTTGCCAAAAGTGGGAATGTGGTTTTAAAGGAAGGAATAGACATAGAAGAATTGCTAAACGGCAAGCTTTCAAAAAAGTGGATTTTGAAAATGCCAAAAAGATTTTTAGAAGAATGACAGGAGGTAAATTATGATATTCACGTTGACGCTCAACCCGAGTCTTGATAGATACCTTTACGTTGATGAGCTAAAAGAAGACGACACAATGCGAGTGAACAAAGTTGAAGATTACGCTGCTGGTAAAGGTATCGATGTTTCAAGAGTGATAAAGGAAATTGGAGGTACATCTGTTGCCATCTGCCCTCTTGGAGGCGAAAATGGAGAAAAGATCTCTTTTTTGCTTGATGATGAGTTGGTGCTATATGCCGGAATTAGAGTAAAAAAAGAAACCAGAATGAATGTGCTCGTACAGACAAAGGAAAAACAGTACAGAATGAGTCTTCCTGGTCCTACTTTATCCGACAAGGAATTTTCTATGATCACCTCTATGCTTGATGCGACTTTAAGAGAGGGGGATACCCTTGTGGCCAGCGGTAGCCTTCCTTTGGGCTTCTCTCCTGAAACGTATTACGAGATCACCAATTTGGCAAAATCAAAGGGAGCTAATGTTTACGTCGATAGCGATGGAGAAAATCTGAAAGCAGCACTCAGAGCCCATCCAACCGGGATAAAACCGAACATTTATGAACTTTCCCGTTTGGCAGGTAAAGAGATAAAAAATGAAGCTGAAATCCTGGAAGTGGCAAAACATATAAGCAAAGAATACGGTGTAAAAGATGTGCTTATAACCCTTGGAAAAGAAGGAGCAATAGCTTTATGTGAAGGAAAAGCCTACAAGCTCTTTCCAATAGATGTTGAAGTGTTGAGCGCTGTCGGGGCTGGTGATGCGTTTCTAGCAGGATTTGTTTACAAGAGAAATTCTTCTTTGGATGAAGCCTTGAAATTCGCACTAGCAGCAAGCACGGCAACTGTCATGACACCCGGAACAATGCTCTGCTTAAAAAAAGATGTTGATCGATTGCTTAAAAAAGCAAAAATCTCTCAAATATATTAAAGAAGAGCGAATCCGTTCTGACAGGGTTTCGAAAGAAATCACCTTGACCGCTTGGAAAGCGGTAGTGAAATGTCAAAGGATGCTATTATTCGAAATATGTTACCCCCACAATCCCGTAGAGAACCATTAAAAATAGTTCAGTTTAAACCAAACTGAACTATTTGAATGTTTGTATTGAATTGTTTTCTATTTTGATATTAAGCGCGTGTTCTTCTTTTAAAAGTTCTGGAAGAGTATTTGCGCCCTTTGGAATTGCTTTTTCCAAAGTTGAAAGATCTAACCCTTTTTTCTTTTTTGAAGTCCTGATCTATCTTCCTTTTTAAGATCGGATTATCCAATTCCGAAGTTTTAGCAACCATCTTTAAAAGGGCGGCGGCTATTTGAAGTGTGGAATAGTTCTCTTCAGTCATTATCTCAACCATAGCTTCGTATTTTTCCAGATCGCCTTCATCGATGATCTTCATGATGTCTTTTGAAAGAGATTTTGCCCTTGTCCTTTGAACATCTTTAAGAGATGGGATTTTTGCCTTCTCTATTTCTATCTTAGCGTATCTTTTGATCATCTGGAGTTTGCCAAATTCCCTTTCCGTTACAAAGGTGTAAGCGTACCCTTTCTTTCCCATGCGCCCTGTTCTTCCTATTCTGTGAACGTAGTATTCGTGATATTGGGGCAAGTCGTAGTTTATAACCATTTCCACGTTTTCCACATCTATTCCCCTGGCTGCTACATCCGTCGCGACCAAGATCTTTGTGTGTTTGTTTCTGAAATCGTTCATGACACGGTCTCTAGACATTTGCTTGATATCCCCGTGTATGGCATCGGCTTGGAAACCAATGGATTTCAAAGCGCTAACAAGTTCATCCACTTTTTTCTTCGTGTTGCAAAAAACCATGGCACTGTGAGGATTTCTCATGACCAGAAGCCTCGAAAGAAGCGTCGTTTTGTCGCTTTCCCTAATTTTGAAGTAAAGCTGTTTTGTGTTTTCCACCGTCAATTTTTGATTGGGAACCTTTAAGAACTGTCGGTTTTTCTGGAATTTTTCGCTCAAATTCAAGATAGTTTTTGGCATCGTGGCTGAAAACAAAGCACTTTGTTTCTGAAATGGGAGCTTTTCCAAAATCGCTTTTATATCCTCTATAAAACCCATGTTCAGCATTTCATCCGCTTCGTCTAGAACCAGCATTTTTACATCCTTAAAGTTGAGTGTTTTTCTTCTCATGTGATCCATGATTCTTCCAGGAGTGCCTACGACAATCTGAGCACCTCTTTTAATGGCCCTTATTTGAAAATCTATTCTTTGTCCGCCGTAGATAACCACGGAATTAGCTTCTTTTTTGTATTTCAGAAGGTTATTTATAACCTTTGAAACTTGTATTGCCAATTCTCTGGTGGGGCAAAGTATTAAAACTTGTGGGTTTTTGTTGTTCCCCACAACTTTTTCGACTGCTGGTATTGAATAGGCAAGGGTTTTTCCCGTGCCGGTTTGTGCTTGACCGATAACGTCTTTCCCTTCTATTAGAGGTAAAATTGTCATTGATTGAATAGGCGTGGGGGTCTCAAAGCCCATACTTTTCAGCGCTTTTTCTGTTTCGTGAGATAAATTCATGGAACTAAAATCATTCATTGAGAAAATCCTTTCTTCGTTCATCAAAAAGATGAGTTATTGCGAATGGCGCAAAAATAAATGCTCCCTATAAAACGGGGAGCGTTCACTGCCTTTCGTCTTACGTTGCATCATAACATAAAAAGTGGATTAATGCAAACTTCTATGATTTTTTGAGCAAATTCATGTTGGCCGCATGTAATTTAAAAGTGTTAGAATACAAAGAGATTGCTACACGGCGCACGTCAAGAGTTAAAGTATGAAAGAACATGAAAGGAATTTACGATGATTGAAGAAAAAAACTTAAAGAAGGCTTTGAAATACTTTGAAAGAAACCTTAACAATTGCACAATGTGCGCACGAAATTGCCACGTGAACAGAACGATACAAAAAGGTTTTTGCGGTCAAGGAGTACAAGCGAAGA contains:
- a CDS encoding 1-phosphofructokinase family hexose kinase; amino-acid sequence: MIFTLTLNPSLDRYLYVDELKEDDTMRVNKVEDYAAGKGIDVSRVIKEIGGTSVAICPLGGENGEKISFLLDDELVLYAGIRVKKETRMNVLVQTKEKQYRMSLPGPTLSDKEFSMITSMLDATLREGDTLVASGSLPLGFSPETYYEITNLAKSKGANVYVDSDGENLKAALRAHPTGIKPNIYELSRLAGKEIKNEAEILEVAKHISKEYGVKDVLITLGKEGAIALCEGKAYKLFPIDVEVLSAVGAGDAFLAGFVYKRNSSLDEALKFALAASTATVMTPGTMLCLKKDVDRLLKKAKISQIY
- a CDS encoding MFS transporter, encoding MAKILKKRLPLLLSTFFRITSTAGISVVLQLYMADLGASLLEIGSMSSLRGLATIIFSPIWGSLSDKHGRKRYLLISSLISLLVLLFYPSASTPLLIIILVSIFAAANSGFTPIATALSSENSKRRGVEISFFNTAISIGNFTSKIMIGFTLLIISVKTSLWIFILIFTISVIPLFWIKERNNHRDTKKRKLFFNMEDMKLMRESNLWSIYVGTFLRQFGVNGMLSIAAVYMVYGVKLSPFMVGFLASLNPLVQIFSILFFARMAEKKRNSKPSILFGMFFSVLSLLFFAVWKSPLGIASAYSCLGLGYGAFISGTTTYISFAVSSSLRGKFMGLFTSARSVGVVLGSLTAGMMSQLFGYENAFLVMCTLVLSAFFMILFFFKEKVNI
- a CDS encoding DEAD/DEAH box helicase; this translates as MNDFSSMNLSHETEKALKSMGFETPTPIQSMTILPLIEGKDVIGQAQTGTGKTLAYSIPAVEKVVGNNKNPQVLILCPTRELAIQVSKVINNLLKYKKEANSVVIYGGQRIDFQIRAIKRGAQIVVGTPGRIMDHMRRKTLNFKDVKMLVLDEADEMLNMGFIEDIKAILEKLPFQKQSALFSATMPKTILNLSEKFQKNRQFLKVPNQKLTVENTKQLYFKIRESDKTTLLSRLLVMRNPHSAMVFCNTKKKVDELVSALKSIGFQADAIHGDIKQMSRDRVMNDFRNKHTKILVATDVAARGIDVENVEMVINYDLPQYHEYYVHRIGRTGRMGKKGYAYTFVTEREFGKLQMIKRYAKIEIEKAKIPSLKDVQRTRAKSLSKDIMKIIDEGDLEKYEAMVEIMTEENYSTLQIAAALLKMVAKTSELDNPILKRKIDQDFKKEKRVRSFNFGKSNSKGRKYSSRTFKRRTRA
- a CDS encoding restriction endonuclease; this translates as MSRLKKEFYRFEERGDGKEFEEFLAHLFKACGWKVTTPTPSTNASDQGIDLILDSKVAVQAKHYTNSTGNKAVQEVMSGLIYWKKHGFPHLKWKAVVTTSYFTHQAIELAKSGNVVLKEGIDIEELLNGKLSKKWILKMPKRFLEE